CGGAACATGATCTACACAGGACTCGCCATCCTCGGGTTCATTGCACTGCATTTCTATGACTTCTGGATTCCGGAGATGGACTACAAATACTTCAGTACGAATCCCGAGGATCCTACCCGCTACTATGAGGAGCTCAGACATAAATTCGTGGATCTCTGGAGGGTCCTCTTGTATGTGGTCGCCTTTGTATTCTTGGCGCTTCATCTGCAGCACGGATTCCAATCGGCATTCCAATCGATCGGAGTACGCGGACGATTCACCCCGGCACTGCAAAAGCTCAGTACCGTCTATGCAATTGCCGTCCCGCTCGGATTCATCATCATTGCCCTTTACCATTACCTAACGCATTAATCTTCGACCTCTATGTCATTAGATGCTAAAATACCTGAAGGCCCACTGGACCAGAAATGGACCCTTCACAAGAACACGATCGACCTGGTCAACCCGGCCAACAAGCGCCATATCGATGTCATTGTTGTAGGTACTGGTCTGGCTGGTGGGGCTGCAGCCGCTTCGCTAGCAGAGATGGGCTATAATGTGAGTGCATTCTGTTATCAGGACTCACCGAGACGTGCCCACTCCATCGCTGCCCAAGGAGGGATAAATGCAGCCAAGAATTATCAGAACGATGGGGACTCGGTCTATCGACTCTTCTATGACACCATCAAAGGAGGTGACTACAGGAGCAGAGAGGCCAATGTCTACCGACTGGCAGAAGTGTCTGCCAATATCATCGACCAATGTGTGGCCCAAGGTGTCCCCTTTGCACGGGAGTATGGTGGCCTGTTGGATAATCGGTCCTTCGGAGGTGTACTGGTCTCACGGACCTTCTATGCCAAAGGACAGACCGGGCAACAGCTCCTACTTGGAGCTTACTCTGCAATGAGCCGTCAGATCGCCAAGGGAAAGATCAAGATGTATAACCGTCATGAGATGCTCGACCTGGTAGTAGTAGACGGCAAGGCCCGCGGAATCATTGCCCGTAATCTGGTGACCGGTGAAGTGAGTCGTCATTCTGCCCATGCTGTGGTACTTGCCTCAGGCGGATATGGCAACGTGTTCTTCCTGTCTACCAATGCCATGGGATCCAATGTCACCGCTGCATGGAAGGCGCATAAGAAGGGAGCCTACTTTGCCAATCCCTGTTTCACGCAGATCCACCCGACCTGTATTCCACGTAGCGGGGACCATCAATCCAAACTGACCTTGATGTCAGAGTCACTAAGGAATGACGGCCGTATCTGGGTGCCGAAGAAGAAGGAGGACGCTGAAGCGATACGCGAAGGACGCCTCAAGCCGACTGAATTGGCCGAAGAAGACCGCGATTACTATCTGGAACGCAGATACCCGGCCTTTGGAAACCTCGTGCCGCGAGACGTTGCATCTAGAGCGGCAAAAGAACGTTGTGATGCGGGATATGGGGTGAATCCGACCGGAGAAGCGGTCTATCTGGATTTTGCTGCGGCCATCGAACGCTATGGCAATGAGAAGGCGACAGTCTTAGGACTGGATAATCCCAGTAAGGAGGAGATAAGGCGCATGGGTGAGGAGGTCATCGAATCCAAGTACGGTAACCTCTTCCAGATGTATGAGAAGATCGTGGATGAGAATCCATACAAGACTCCCATGATGATCTATCCGGCAGTGCACTACACTATGGGTGGCATCTGGGTGGACTACAACCTCATGACCACTATTCCCGGGTGCTATGCCACCGGAGAGGCCAACTTCAGTGACCATGGCGCCAATCGATTGGGAGCTTCTGCCCTCATGCAGGGATTGGCCGATGGATATTTCGTTCTTCCATATACCATTGGCGAGTATCTGGCAGATGAGATACGTACTGGGCCTATTCCCATCGACACTGCAGAATTCGATGAAGCCGA
Above is a window of Flavobacteriales bacterium DNA encoding:
- a CDS encoding succinate dehydrogenase cytochrome b subunit; translation: MKSSIARKLAMALSALFLMVFLLQHLSINFLSVFSEDLFNEVSHFMGTNPLVQFALQPILIFAVIFHFVMGFILEYRNRQARVQNYEVYKGGASASWMSRNMIYTGLAILGFIALHFYDFWIPEMDYKYFSTNPEDPTRYYEELRHKFVDLWRVLLYVVAFVFLALHLQHGFQSAFQSIGVRGRFTPALQKLSTVYAIAVPLGFIIIALYHYLTH
- a CDS encoding fumarate reductase/succinate dehydrogenase flavoprotein subunit, whose product is MSLDAKIPEGPLDQKWTLHKNTIDLVNPANKRHIDVIVVGTGLAGGAAAASLAEMGYNVSAFCYQDSPRRAHSIAAQGGINAAKNYQNDGDSVYRLFYDTIKGGDYRSREANVYRLAEVSANIIDQCVAQGVPFAREYGGLLDNRSFGGVLVSRTFYAKGQTGQQLLLGAYSAMSRQIAKGKIKMYNRHEMLDLVVVDGKARGIIARNLVTGEVSRHSAHAVVLASGGYGNVFFLSTNAMGSNVTAAWKAHKKGAYFANPCFTQIHPTCIPRSGDHQSKLTLMSESLRNDGRIWVPKKKEDAEAIREGRLKPTELAEEDRDYYLERRYPAFGNLVPRDVASRAAKERCDAGYGVNPTGEAVYLDFAAAIERYGNEKATVLGLDNPSKEEIRRMGEEVIESKYGNLFQMYEKIVDENPYKTPMMIYPAVHYTMGGIWVDYNLMTTIPGCYATGEANFSDHGANRLGASALMQGLADGYFVLPYTIGEYLADEIRTGPIPIDTAEFDEAENAVNERIAKLLTINGSKPVDYFHKRLGLVMWNEVGMSRNAEGLSRAMDEMNQIKEEFWSDVKVPGTADSFNQELEKAGRVADLIELGILMAKDALVREESCGGHFREESVETSGEQEGEAKRDDENFKFVSAWEWTGDSREAQLHKEDLVFENVELKQRSYK